Proteins encoded by one window of Filimonas effusa:
- a CDS encoding lytic transglycosylase domain-containing protein produces MMQGKGSFARAKFRIFLARVTPGILLLIIASMVVMSFTNDRNEPTVPYKVRNNDSTAVRGFKSLFGDRQEYNAATPGFFQINPKAVEFVNAYVRLEGEEFDKMKVWGKQYFDLYDQILTENDLPVELKYLSVIESHLRKGLVSSAGAVGPWQLMPDEAKRFKLKMGKGVDERRDFAKSTYVACQLLKELYDEFGDWLLVVAAYNGGIGRVKQAIRKSGSRNFWVLQSFLPEQTRKHVKKYIGAHYIFEGGGGWTTLTAAETKIQKDNIAVLLGQRQLTEEELANTQTVALAGKYNSKVIATRLRFDLTEFNKLNPGFDKALLQGSTYDMRLPLDKLSLFKDHRQEILQESVRVFLAGPDTDTATLVVKL; encoded by the coding sequence ATGATGCAAGGCAAGGGCTCTTTTGCCAGGGCGAAGTTTCGCATATTTTTAGCCAGGGTCACGCCGGGTATTCTTTTACTTATTATAGCCAGTATGGTGGTGATGTCATTTACCAATGACAGGAACGAGCCAACTGTTCCTTATAAAGTACGCAACAACGACAGCACTGCTGTAAGAGGGTTTAAAAGCCTGTTTGGAGACCGGCAGGAATATAATGCCGCTACGCCGGGTTTCTTCCAGATCAATCCCAAAGCGGTAGAATTTGTGAATGCCTATGTTCGCCTGGAGGGCGAAGAATTTGACAAGATGAAGGTCTGGGGAAAGCAGTATTTTGATCTTTACGACCAGATATTAACTGAAAATGATCTGCCTGTTGAGTTGAAATACCTTTCTGTAATAGAAAGCCATCTGCGCAAAGGGCTTGTATCCAGTGCCGGTGCTGTTGGTCCCTGGCAACTGATGCCCGATGAAGCAAAACGTTTTAAGCTGAAAATGGGAAAAGGTGTTGATGAAAGGCGTGATTTTGCCAAAAGCACTTACGTTGCCTGTCAGTTGCTGAAAGAGCTTTATGACGAGTTTGGTGACTGGTTACTGGTTGTTGCCGCTTATAATGGTGGTATTGGCCGTGTAAAACAGGCCATCCGTAAGTCGGGCAGCCGTAATTTCTGGGTGCTGCAATCTTTCCTGCCAGAGCAAACAAGAAAGCATGTAAAGAAATATATTGGCGCTCATTATATTTTTGAAGGCGGCGGTGGCTGGACCACACTCACTGCGGCGGAAACCAAAATCCAGAAGGATAATATTGCAGTGCTCCTTGGGCAGCGTCAGCTGACTGAAGAGGAACTGGCTAATACCCAAACGGTGGCACTTGCAGGTAAATACAATTCGAAAGTGATTGCTACCAGGCTGCGTTTTGATCTAACTGAATTCAATAAGCTGAATCCTGGTTTTGATAAAGCTCTTTTACAGGGCAGCACTTACGACATGCGTTTGCCACTGGATAAACTATCGCTGTTTAAAGATCACAGGCAGGAAATTCTGCAGGAAAGTGTGCGTGTGTTTTTAGCCGGACCTGATACAGATACTGCTACACTGGTTGTAAAGCTGTAG